The nucleotide sequence AGGAGCAGGATTCATAGTAGTCTCAACAGGAAACATAATGAAAATGCCAGGGCTTCCAAAAGTCCCATCCGCAGAAAAAATAGACGTAGACCAAAACGGAGTAATCTCAGGCCTCTTCTAAATAAAAGAAAACAAA is from Peptostreptococcaceae bacterium and encodes:
- a CDS encoding formate--tetrahydrofolate ligase; its protein translation is GAGFIVVSTGNIMKMPGLPKVPSAEKIDVDQNGVISGLF